The genomic DNA CACGGTGGTCACCCGCATCGAACGCTCCGCGGACGGCGTCGTGGTCCACGCCGGCGACGCGTCCATGCAGGCCCGTGCGGCCGTGGTCGCGATCCCCCCGCAGCACCGGGACGCGATCGAGTTCGAGCCCGCGTTGCCGCCCGGTTGCGCCGCGCTGACCAAGCGCTGGCCCCAGGGCAGGTTGAGCAAGGCCTACGCCGCCTACGAGACGCCGTTCTGGCGGGCGGACGGCTATTCGGGTGAGGCGCTGTCCGACGAGGGACCGGTGTTCATCACCTTCGACACGAGCCCTTCGGAGTCGGGGTCCGCGCAGGGCCCCGGCGTGCTCCTCGGCTTCACCGACGCGCGCACCTTCGACCCGCTGCCCGCCGCGGAGCGCCGCGAACGGGTCCTGGCCTGCTTCGCCGAACTGTTCGGCGCCAAGGCGCTGCATCCGATCGATTACCTCGACTACCGCTGGGGCAGCGAGGAATTCGCGCCGGGCGGACCGACGGCCGCGGTGCCACCGGGATCGTGGACCGAGTTCGGGCAGTGGCTGCGCAGACCCGTCGACGGCGTATTTTGGGCGGGCACCGAGACAGCCGACACCTGGACCGGCTTCCTCGACGGCGCGGTGCGCTCGGGGCGCCGCGCGGCGAGCGAGGTCGGCGACTTCCTGGCGGCCGGCTAGGAACTCAACCGGCTAGGAACTCAAGCGCGTCTCACGCGCCGTTTCGATGAGGTTGCGCAGGTGGGCGTTCACCTCGTCCGGGCGCTCGAGGATCGCACAGTGGCCGCCGTCGAGTTCGACGAAGGACGCCAGGTTCGGGACGTCGGCGGCGATCCGGCGCGACGCGCGAATCGGCAACAGCCTGTCCTGGCGGCTACCGATGACCAGTGTCGGCACGGTCAGGTTGGTCAGCCGCAGGTGTCGCGAACTCATCGAGTCGACCAGCACACGGGCCCATGCACCGCGGCCTGCGGGAGGCGTCTTGGCGAACAGGTCGAAGACGAAGTCGGCGATGGCCGGATCGGCGTTCGGTCCGACCGCCAGCGTCGAGACGAGCCGTCGGCTCTGCTGGACCGAACCAGGGAGCAGCGGCGCGGATCCCAGCCGCTTGAGCAGCTGACCGCCCGCCTTGACGCGGCCGGCGGCGAGTGCGCGGGGGACGGGCAGGAAGTTGACGTGGTGCAGGATCTCGCCGGATGTCGTGTTGATCAGTGCGACCGCATCGGCACAGCGGCGCACCCGGGCCGGATAGCGCTGCGACCACGCCTGGATGGCGATGCCGCCCATGGAATGGCCGGCGATGGTCGCGCGCTCCCCCGGCGCCAGCGTCGCGTCGAGCACGGCGTCGAGGTCGGCGGCGAGGAAGTCGAGGCTGTACCGCCCGCGCTTCGGGACGGCGCTGCGGCCGTGGCCGCGGTGGTCGTAGGCGATCACGCGGTAGTCGGTCGACAGGTCCGCGATCTGGTTGGCCCACACGCGCATTGCGCAGGTGATGCCGTGGGCGAGCACGATCGGGTAGCCGTCGGCGGGACCGAACACCTCGGTGTGCAGCCGGGTGCCGTCCGAGGAGCGGACCAGCACGGGCATGCCCTTGGGCAGCGTCTCGACCGGCGCGTAGGGCAGCAGACGCCTGGGCACGGCAACTCCGATCCGCCACGGCACCCTTGCCGCAGCGGGAGAAATCTAACTAGGTGGGGTTGACGCCTGTCAACATCGTCACGACGGGTTTGATCGCCGTGCCGGACGTCGCAGCCGTCCACGCCACGTCGAAGGCCTCGAAGTCGAAGCGGGTGACGAGTTTCTCGAGCGCTAGGTCGCCCCGCCGGTACAGCTCGGCCAGGCGTGGAATGAACACGTGCGGGTCGCTGTCGCCCTCGACCACTCCCACCACGCGAAGGCCGCGGCCCATGATCAGACCGACGGGCAGGTCGGCGGTCATCGCGCCCAGCCCGACCAGGGCGAGCGTACCCCGCGCGCGCAGCGACGCGAGCGCCGTAGCGATGACCTCGGCGACCGCGGTGGTGTCGATGCCGATCGTCGCTCCCCCGGCCGTGGCCTCGACGACGGCCGCCGCGACGTCGCCGTCGGCAGGGTCGATCACGGCGGTGGCACCCAGTTCCGTTGCCAGCGCACGACGTTCGGGCACCGGGTCGACGGCGACGATGGCTCGGCAGCCGGCCACCCGACCGCCCATCACCGCCGAGCAGCCGACGCCGCCCACGCCGAACACCACGAGTGCATCGCCGGGCCCGGCGGCCAGCGCGTTGAGCACCGTGCCCACCCCGGTCTGCACGCTGCACCCGAGTGGCGCGGCCAGCGCCGGGTCGATCGGCTCACGCAGCACTACGGCGTTCGCCGAGCCGGCGAGCGCATGGGTGGCGAAACTGGACTGGCCGAAGAATCCGCCGACCACCGGTCGGCCGTCGAGGCGCAGCGCGCTGGCGTCGTCACCGCGGTCACCGCGCAGGTTGAGCGCCGTCGAGCGGACGCAGTACGCCGGAGCGCCCGCCGCGCACTCGGCGCACCGTTCGCAGCTGTCGAACGTCAGCACCACCTGTTCGCCCTCTCGGGCGCGGGCGGCGGGCCCGGCGGCGACGACCGTCCCGACGCCCTCGTGCCCGAACGTCATCGGCAGCCGAGCGGCGCGCCAGCGCCGCGAGACGCTCACGTCGGTGTGGCAGATGCCGACCGCCTCGATGCGGACCAGCACCTCGTCGTCGACCGGCGGCCGAATCTGGACGTCGACCACTCGGGGGGCGGAGCCCTCGTCGAGCAGCACCGCGGCACGGGCATCGATCACGCGGGGATGTTAAATGGTTCGGATGCGCGCCATTCACGTAGCCCGGCTCGACGGTCCGCAGTCCGCGGAGTTGGTGGAGATCGACGAGCCCACCGACGGCGGCGTCGTGATCGACGTCCACGCCGCGGGCGTGGCGTTCCCCGACGCCCTGCAGACCCGCGGGCTGTACCAGCACAAGCCGGAGTTGCCCTACGTGCCCGGTGCCGAGGTGGCAGGCGTGGTGCGCAGCGCGCCCGCCGGCGCCCACGTGAAGACGGGCGACCGGGTTGCCGCTCTGACCATGCTGTCCGGCGCGATGGCCGAAGTCGTTGCGCTGCCCGCTGATCGGGTGTTCACCCTGCCCGACTCCGTGTCGTTCGAGGCCGGGGCGGGACTGCTGTTCAACGACCTGACGGTGCACTGCGCGCTGCGGACCCGCGGCAGGCTCGCCCCCGGCGAGACGTTGCTCGTCCACGGCGCCGCAGGCGGTATTGGCACCTCGACCCTGCGCCTGGCCGCCGCCTGGGGAGCATCGCGCGCGATCGCCGTCGTGAGCACCGAGGACAAGGCCGCCGTCGCGCGCGCCGCCGGGGCCACCGACGTGGTGCTCGCCGCGGGCTTCAAGGACGCGGTGAAGGAACTGACCGGCGGCCGGGGCGTCGACGTCGTCGTCGACCCCGTCGGCGGTGACCGCTTCACCGACTCGCTACGCTCGCTGGCACCCGGGGGGCGCCTGCTCGTCATCGGGTTCACCGGAGGCGACATCCCGACCGTGAAGGTGAACCGCCTGCTGCTCAACAACGTCGACGCCGTGGGCGTCGGCTGGGGCGCCTGGGCGGCCACCCATCCCGGCTACCTGCAGGAGCAGTGGGCCGAACTGGAACCGCTGCTCGCGTCAGGCCTGGTGGTCCCGCCCGAGCCGGTGGTCTACCCGCTGGAGCGGGCCGGGGACGCGATCGCCTCGCTGGAGGACCGCTCCGCGCGCGGCAAGGTCGTCGTCAAGATCCGCTGACCCCGAGCCGATCGGCGGTCGTTGCGCAGGAACAGCGCCGCGAGCACCGCGGCTACCGCGGTCAGCGACAGGATCGTCACCGCGACGGCCGTCCACCCGTGGGCGTCGAACGCGACGCCGCCGAACCATCCGACGGCGCTGGATCCCCCGTAGTAGAAGAGGTTGTACAGCGAGGACGCCTGGGCCTTGCCCGCCGGCGCGGACTGCCCGGTCCACCCCGACGCGACGGAGTGCGCACCGAAGAAGCCTGCTGTCGCAATCACCAGTCCGGCGAGCACCGCGATGACGTTGTCGCTCAACGTGATCGCGACGCCGACCGCCATCACGACGATCGCGGCCAGCAGCACCGGCTTGCGGCCGAAGCGGGTGGTCTCCGCGCCCGCACGCGATGACGCCCACGTCCCGGCGAGGTAGGCGAGGAACACCAGGCTGACCACCGAGGGCGCCAGGTCGAACGGCGCACCCGTGAGCCGGAAGCCCAGGAAGTTGTAGAGCGCGACGAAGCCACCCATGAGCAGGAATGCCTGGGCGAACAGGGTCAGCTGACGGGGTGACCGCAGGTTGGCCGCCAGTCGGTGGGCCACGCTGCCCTCGGGGTTGGCACCGCGGTGGCGTGACGGCGTGAAGCCCCGGGGCCGAGGCGCCAGTTTGACGAAGGCCAGCGCAGCCATACCGCACACTGCTGCGACGGTGAAGACGCCGATCCGCCATCCGACGGCCTCGGCGACGGGGCTGGCGACCAACCTGCCGAGCAGACCGCCGATTGTCGTGCCCGCAACGAACGTCCCCGCTGCGCGTGCAGCGTGGGTGGGCTCGACCTCCTCGGTCAGGTAGGCGACGGCGATCGCGGGCACTCCGCCCACCATCAGCCCTTCGACGAAACGCCCGAGCAGCAGGACGTCGTAGGTGGGTGCGAACGGGACGAGCAGTCCGACGGAGGTGGCGATGGTGACCGACAGCGAGATGGCCTGCACACGGCCGATTCGGTCGGCGAGCATCGACCACGGGATGACGCCGATGGCCAGGCCGACCGTGGACGCGGAGATCGTAAGCGCCGCACTCGCCGCGCCGACGCCGAGGTCGGCCGAGATCAGCGGCAGCACCGCCTGCGGTGAGTAGAGCTGGGCGAACGTGGCGACGCCGGCGCAGAACAGGGCCGCGAGCAGCCTGCGATAGGCCGCCGTCCCGCGCGCGTGGCCCGTCCAGGGGGCGGCATGGGACTGGTCGATCGACACCCCGACGACGCTAGGAGCGTCAGTTCAATGTGTCCAATGCATGAAGTTCTGCTGCGTCATTCGTCTAGCGCATGAGATTGCCGCCATCGGCGAGGAAGTCGGCGAACCGCTGCGCCGGCGGTGGCAGCGGCCGGTGACGGTCCCAGATCAGACCGACCTCGCGCTTGGCCCGGCCGTTCGTCAGCGGGACGTGCACCACCTTCGCGTCGGTGCCCTCGCGCGGAACCGGAACCACCGCGACGCCGAAACCCGCGGCGACGAGGCCCTCCATCGTGGGGATCTCGGTGGCCTCGAAGACGATGTCGGGGTCGATGTCGTCCTCGGCCCACAGGTCGTTGGTCAGTTGCCGCAGCCCGAACGGGTCCTCGAGCGCCACGAACGGCTCCTCGGCCGCTGCGGACAGGCGGATGCGCGCCCGCGTGGCAAGGCGGTGCCCGCGCGGCACCGCCAGGCACAGTCGCTCGACGTACAGCCGGTGCCAGGAGAAGTCCGCCGGGTCGGGGCGCGGCGAGGTGACGCCGATGTCGAAGCCGCCCGTGCGCACCCGCTCGGCGATCTCGTGCGCCGGGCCCTGGAAGAGGTCGAAGCCGATGGCGGGAGCGGCTTGGCGGAAGCGTCGGAGTTGTTCTGGCACATACCAGTTCGCGAGCGAGTGCAGGAACGCCAGACGAACCCGGCCTGAGTCGGGGTCGCGCAACGACCCGATGCGCTCCGTCGCGAGATCCATCTCGGCGATGCTGCGCCGCGCGTGCTCGAGCATGATCCGGCCGTAGGCGTTGAGCCGCAACCGGCGGTTGACGCGGTCGAACAGTTCCGTGCCTGCCTCGTCCTCGAACCGGGCGAGCGCCCGCGACAGCGTCGGCTGACTGACGCCCAGCACGGCAGCGGCGTCGGTGACGTGCTCGGTCTCGGCGAGCACGACGAACCACTGCAGTTCCTCGAGGTGCACGGATCGACGATAGCCAGTGTTAGATTCCGCGAAATCGCGGCTGAGAGAAGCAGAACATGAATGGGTTGAGGGACAAGGGCGTC from Mycolicibacterium arabiense includes the following:
- a CDS encoding alpha/beta fold hydrolase; this encodes MPVLVRSSDGTRLHTEVFGPADGYPIVLAHGITCAMRVWANQIADLSTDYRVIAYDHRGHGRSAVPKRGRYSLDFLAADLDAVLDATLAPGERATIAGHSMGGIAIQAWSQRYPARVRRCADAVALINTTSGEILHHVNFLPVPRALAAGRVKAGGQLLKRLGSAPLLPGSVQQSRRLVSTLAVGPNADPAIADFVFDLFAKTPPAGRGAWARVLVDSMSSRHLRLTNLTVPTLVIGSRQDRLLPIRASRRIAADVPNLASFVELDGGHCAILERPDEVNAHLRNLIETARETRLSS
- a CDS encoding zinc-binding dehydrogenase, which encodes MIDARAAVLLDEGSAPRVVDVQIRPPVDDEVLVRIEAVGICHTDVSVSRRWRAARLPMTFGHEGVGTVVAAGPAARAREGEQVVLTFDSCERCAECAAGAPAYCVRSTALNLRGDRGDDASALRLDGRPVVGGFFGQSSFATHALAGSANAVVLREPIDPALAAPLGCSVQTGVGTVLNALAAGPGDALVVFGVGGVGCSAVMGGRVAGCRAIVAVDPVPERRALATELGATAVIDPADGDVAAAVVEATAGGATIGIDTTAVAEVIATALASLRARGTLALVGLGAMTADLPVGLIMGRGLRVVGVVEGDSDPHVFIPRLAELYRRGDLALEKLVTRFDFEAFDVAWTAATSGTAIKPVVTMLTGVNPT
- a CDS encoding NADPH:quinone oxidoreductase family protein, which translates into the protein MRAIHVARLDGPQSAELVEIDEPTDGGVVIDVHAAGVAFPDALQTRGLYQHKPELPYVPGAEVAGVVRSAPAGAHVKTGDRVAALTMLSGAMAEVVALPADRVFTLPDSVSFEAGAGLLFNDLTVHCALRTRGRLAPGETLLVHGAAGGIGTSTLRLAAAWGASRAIAVVSTEDKAAVARAAGATDVVLAAGFKDAVKELTGGRGVDVVVDPVGGDRFTDSLRSLAPGGRLLVIGFTGGDIPTVKVNRLLLNNVDAVGVGWGAWAATHPGYLQEQWAELEPLLASGLVVPPEPVVYPLERAGDAIASLEDRSARGKVVVKIR
- a CDS encoding MFS transporter, with the protein product MSIDQSHAAPWTGHARGTAAYRRLLAALFCAGVATFAQLYSPQAVLPLISADLGVGAASAALTISASTVGLAIGVIPWSMLADRIGRVQAISLSVTIATSVGLLVPFAPTYDVLLLGRFVEGLMVGGVPAIAVAYLTEEVEPTHAARAAGTFVAGTTIGGLLGRLVASPVAEAVGWRIGVFTVAAVCGMAALAFVKLAPRPRGFTPSRHRGANPEGSVAHRLAANLRSPRQLTLFAQAFLLMGGFVALYNFLGFRLTGAPFDLAPSVVSLVFLAYLAGTWASSRAGAETTRFGRKPVLLAAIVVMAVGVAITLSDNVIAVLAGLVIATAGFFGAHSVASGWTGQSAPAGKAQASSLYNLFYYGGSSAVGWFGGVAFDAHGWTAVAVTILSLTAVAAVLAALFLRNDRRSARGQRILTTTLPRAERSSSEAIASPARSSG
- a CDS encoding LysR family transcriptional regulator, encoding MHLEELQWFVVLAETEHVTDAAAVLGVSQPTLSRALARFEDEAGTELFDRVNRRLRLNAYGRIMLEHARRSIAEMDLATERIGSLRDPDSGRVRLAFLHSLANWYVPEQLRRFRQAAPAIGFDLFQGPAHEIAERVRTGGFDIGVTSPRPDPADFSWHRLYVERLCLAVPRGHRLATRARIRLSAAAEEPFVALEDPFGLRQLTNDLWAEDDIDPDIVFEATEIPTMEGLVAAGFGVAVVPVPREGTDAKVVHVPLTNGRAKREVGLIWDRHRPLPPPAQRFADFLADGGNLMR